The Humulus lupulus chromosome 3, drHumLupu1.1, whole genome shotgun sequence genome window below encodes:
- the LOC133823441 gene encoding metal tolerance protein C2: MEKNNSFNFTAKSENELQSSFNGDMGLGVNDRRFAFSRQASFQQYQEPWTPVSNNLNDSLAGRPFLSRSVSSIDIPLPEAYAAEENVKFFGVGEVSDQKLSVSLLVGSVLRIMSSGSRYMKRLFMLISLNVAYSTTELCIGLLTGRVGLVSDAFHLTFGCGLLTFSLFAMAASRGKPDGIYTYGYKRLEVLSAFTNALFLLFMSFSLAVEALHAFIEDESEHKHYLIVSAVTNLLVNLIGVWFFRNYARINLTYRKAEDMNYHSVFLHVLADSIRSAGLILASWLLSLGFQNAEVLCLGLVSVTVFMLVMPLFKAAGGILLQMAPPSVPPSALSKCLRQISALEDVSEVSQARFWELVPGYVVGSLSIQVKKGSDDRSILQYVHGLYHELGVQDLTVQTVDI, translated from the exons ATGGAGAAGAATAATTCCTTCAACTTCACAGCCAAATCAGAGAATGAGCTTCAGAGTTCCTTTAATGGCGATATGGGACTTGGAGTCAACGATCGAAGATTCGCTTTTTCCCGCCAAGCCTCGTTTCAGCAGTACCAGGAGCCTTGGACGCCGGTTTCGAACAACCTGAATGATTCCCTCGCCGGTAGGCCTTTCCTTTCAAGAAGTGTCTCCAGTATTGATATTCCTCTTCCGGAGGCTTACGCGGCCGAAGAGAATGTTAAATTCTTTGGAGTAGGAGAAGTTTCGGACCAGAAATTGTCGGTTTCATTGCTTGTGGGTTCGGTATTGCGGATCATGAGCTCTGGGAGTAGGTATATGAAGAGGTTGTTCATGTTGATTTCGCTTAACGTGGCCTATTCAACTACTGAGCTATGCATTGGTCTTCTCACGGGGCGTGTAG GATTGGTGTCTGATGCATTTCATTTAACTTTTGGCTGTGGTCTCTTGACTTTTTCATTGTTTGCTATGGCTGCCTCTCGAGGAAAACCTGACGGAATTTACACTTATGG GTATAAGCGGCTTGAGGTTTTGTCTGCATTTACCAATGCT CTGTTCCTTTTGTTTATGTCATTCTCTTTGGCCGTGGAAGCTCTTCATGCATTCATTGAAGATGAATCTGAACACAA GCACTACTTGATTGTTTCGGCGGTGACAAATTTGCTGGTGAACCTTATTGGGGTTTGGTTCTTCAGGAACTATGCTCGTATAAATTTAA CATACAGAAAAGCTGAAGATATGAACTACCACTCAGTTTTCCTGCATGTTCTTGCAGATTCCATTCGCAG TGCAGGTTTGATATTGGCATCCTGGTTGCTGTCTCTTGG TTTTCAAAATGCAGAAGTTCTGTGTCTTGGACTAGTCTCAGTTACAGTTTTTATGCTTGTAATGCCGCTCTTCAAAGCAGCTGGTGGTATTTTGCTCCAAATGGCACCACCAAGCGTTCCACCTTCTGCATTAAGTAAATGCTTGAGACAG ATTTCTGCCCTCGAAGATGTATCTGAAGTTTCTCAAGCTCGGTTTTGGGAATTGGTTCCAGGTTATGTTGTTGGCTCACTCTCAATACAG GTGAAAAAAGGGTCAGATGATCGATCAATTCTCCAATATGTGCATGGGTTGTACCATGAATTGGGTGTACAAGATTTGACTGTGCAAACTGTCGATATCTGA